The Symphalangus syndactylus isolate Jambi chromosome 11, NHGRI_mSymSyn1-v2.1_pri, whole genome shotgun sequence genome contains a region encoding:
- the C11H16orf46 gene encoding uncharacterized protein C16orf46 homolog isoform X2: protein MDLCQKNETDLENGENNEIQCKEETEPTYTCPDGRSEKNHVYCLLDISDVTLEQDEKAKEFIIGTGWEEAVQGWGRTSPAACIWPRKIPKQARVGEGACSDCLVCVNLSHWSLETKPPTEGGPEKDQSSPSQTQAAPQGPNTASRAISDICFPTYFRAEKKSLQIKEFIWCNEDWAIPNTNRGKALGNPSGGAHRGLSIPGPLTSRALLVLPPLKASLSNALDVLGKKSKNSFLQSEEKVLSVEKDGCVACAYDLKTADGKGEKRPSELAKHPVVNDTPSSPSPAARTSLLADPEQCCLQWSLLSEKNLACPPDPSNVRYLAALPLLQKRGVQNYKSKLKVKEPRSPVITQKHVLPKAKQENRPQMLETKVFPRPLLPSLTHSKKKIK from the exons ATGGATCTCTGTCAAAAAAATGAGACTGACTTAGAAAATGgtgaaaataatgaaattcaatgcaaagaagaaacagaaccaacCTATACTTGTCCAGATGGAAGAAGTGAAAAGAATCATGTTTATTGTCTTCTCGATATCAGTGACGTTACACTTGAACAAGATGAAAAAGCCAAAGAGTTTATTATTGGAACTGGATGGGAAGAGGCA GTCCAAGGGTGGGGAAGGACTTCTCCAGCTGCCTGCATCTGGCCGAGGAAGATACCAAAACAGGCGAGGGTAGGGGAAGGTGCCTGCAGCGACTGCTTGGTGTGTGTTAACCTCTCCCACTGGAGCCTCGAGACGAAGCCTCCTACTGAGGGGGGCCCAGAGAAGGATCAGAGCAGCCCCTCCCAGACTCAGGCAGCCCCCCAGGGCCCCAACACTGCTTCCAGGGCGATTAGCGACATCTGCTTTCCCACCTACTTTCGAGCAGAGAAAAAAAGTCTGCAAATCAAGGAGTTTATTTGGTGCAACGAAGACTGGGCCATCCCCAACACTAATAGGGGCAAGGCCCTTGGGAACCCCAGTGGAGGGGCCCACAGAGGGCTGTCCATCCCAGGCCCCCTGACTTCCAGGGCTCTCTTAGTTCTGCCTCCCCTGAAGGCTTCACTTTCAAATGCTTTGGATGTTCTGGGTAAGAAGAGTAAGAACTCTTTCTTGCAGTCAGAAGAGAAGGTGCTGAGTGTGGAAAAGGATGGGTGTGTGGCTTGTGCATATGACTTGAAAACAGCAGATGGGAAAGGTGAAAAGAGACCCAGTGAGCTGGCCAAACACCCTGTGGTCAACGACACGCCATCTTCCCCTTCCCCAGCGGCCCGGACATCCCTGCTCGCCGATCCGGAGCAGTGCTGCCTGCAGTGGTCCCTCCTGTCTGAGAAAAACCTGGCGTGCCCTCCAGACCCCAGCAACGTTCGCTACCTTGCTGCCTTGCCGCTTCTGCAGAAACGGGGAGTGCAAAACTACAAATCCAAATTAAAAGTCAAGGAGCCAAGATCTCCTGTGATCACTCAAAAGCACGTTCTCCCAAAGGCCAAGCAGGAAAACAGGCCCCAAATGCTGGAGACCAAAGTTTTCCCAAGACCTCTCTTGCCGTCTCTCACA CACAgtaaaaagaagataaagtaG
- the ATMIN gene encoding ATM interactor, whose amino-acid sequence MAASEAAAAGSAALAEGARAVPAATRGAAAAASGPWVPPGPRLRGSRPRPAGATQQTAVPAPRAGELIQPSVSELSRAVRTNILCTVRGCGKILPNSPALNMHLVKSHRLQDGIVNPTIRKDLKTGPKFYCCPIEGCPRGPERPFSQFSLVKQHFMKMHAEKKHKCNKCSNSYGTEWDLKRHAEDCGKTFRCTCGCPYASRTALQSHIYRTGHEIPAEHRDPPSKKRKMENCAQNQKLSNKTIESLNNQPIPRPDTQELEASEIKLEPSFEDSCGSNTDKQTLTTPPRYPQKLLLPKPKVALVKLPVMQFSLMPVFVPTADSSAQPVVLGVDQGSATGAVHLLPLSVGTLILGLDSEACSLKESLPLFKIANPIAGEPISTGVQVNFGKSPSNPLQELGNTCQKNSISSINVQTDLSYASQNFIPSAQWATADSSVSSCSQTDLSFDSQVSLPISVHTQTFLPSSKVTSSIAAQTDAFMDTCFQSGGVSRETQTSGIESPTDDHVRMDQAGMCGDIFESVHSSYNVATGNIISNSLVAETVTHSLLPQNEHKTLNQDIEKSTPIINFSAQNSMLPSQNMTDNQTQTIDLLSDLENILSSNLPAQTLDHRSLLSDTNPGPDTQLPSGPAQNPGIDFDIEEFFSASNIQTQTEESELSTMNTEPVLESLDIETQTDFLLADTSAQSYGCRGNSNFLGLEMFDTQTQTDLNFFLDSSPHLPLGSILKHSSFSMSTDSSDTETQTEGISTAKNIAALESKVQLNSTETQTMSSGFETLGSLFFTSNETQTAMDDFLLADLAWNTMESQFSSVETQTSAEPHTVSNF is encoded by the exons ATGGCGGCctcggaggcggcggcggcggggtcCGCGGCTCTGGCGGAGGGTGCCCGGGCCGTCCCGGCGGCCACGAgaggagccgccgccgccgcctcgggTCCGTGGGTGCCCCCGGGACCCCGACTAAGGGGCAGCCGGCCGCGGCCCGCGGGGGCGACGCAGCAGACCGCGGTCCCCGCGCCGCGGGCGGGGGAGCTGATCCAGCCGTCGGTGAGCGAGCTGTCCCGGGCCGTGCGGACCAACATCCTGTGCACCGTGCGCGGCTGCGGCAAGATCCTGCCCAACAGCCCCGCGCTCAACATGCACCTGGTCAAGAGCCACCGCCTGCAG GATGGCATAGTCAATCCAACAATAAGAAAAGATTTGAAAACTGGACCGAAATTCTACTGCTGTCCAATCGAAGGCTGCCCCAGAGGCCCTGAGAGACCGTTTTCTCAGTTTTCTCTCGTAAAACAG CACTTTATGAAAATGCATGCTGAGAAGAAGCACAAATGTAATAAATGCAGCAATTCGTACGGTACAGAATGGGACCTGAAAAGACATGCAGAGGACTGTGGCAAGACCTTCCGGTGCACATGCGGCTGTCCCTACGCTAGTAGAACGGCATTGCAGTCTCACATCTACCGAACTGGCCACGAGATCCCTGCAGAACACAG GGACCCACctagtaagaaaaggaaaatggaaaactgTGCACAAAACCAGAAGTTATCCAACAAGACCATTGAATCATTGAACAACCAACCAATCCCTAGACCAGACACTCAAGAACTAGAAGCTTCAGAAATAAAGCTAGAACCATCTTTTGAAGACTCTTGTGGCTCTAACACTGACAAGCAGACTCTTACAACACCACCGAGATATCCTCAGAAGTTGCTTTTACCAAAGCCCAAAGTGGCTTTGGTTAAACTACCCGTGATGCAGTTTTCTCTCATGCCTGTCTTTGTGCCTACAGCCGACTCCTCAGCCCAGCCTGTGGTGTTAGGTGTCGATCAGGGCTCTGCCACAGGGGCTGTGCACTTACTGCCCTTGTCAGTAGGAACCCTGATCCTCGGCCTAGATTCAGAGGCTTGCTCTCTTAAGGAGAGCTTACCTCTTTTCAAAATTGCTAATCCTATTGCTGGTGAGCCAATAAGTACTGGTGTTCAAGTGAACTTCGGTAAAAGTCCATCTAATCCTTTACAAGAACTAGGGAACACGTGTCAAAAGAACAGCATTTCTTCAATCAACGTGCAGACAGATCTGTCTTATGCTTCACAAAACTTTATACCTTCTGCACAGTGGGCCACTGCTGATTCCTCTGTGTCGTCTTGTTCTCAAACTGATTTGTCGTTTGATTCTCAAGTGTCTCTTCCCATTAGTGTTCACACTCAGACATTTTTGCCCAGCTCTAAGGTAACTTCATCTATAGCTGCTCAGACTGATGCATTTATGGACACCTGTTTCCAGTCAGGTGGGGTCTCCAGAGAAACTCAAACCAGTGGGATAGAAAGTCCAACGGATGACCATGTACGGATGGACCAAGCTGGAATGTGCGGAGACATTTTTGAGAGTGTTCATTCATCATATAATGTTGCTACAGGTAACATTATAAGCAACAGTTTAGTAGCAGAGACAGTAACTCATAGTTTGTTACCTCAGAATGAGCATAAGACTTTAAATCAAGATATTGAGAAATCTACACCAATTATAAACTTCAGTGCACAGAATAGTATGCTTCCTTCACAGAACATGACAGATAATCAGACCCAAACCATAGATTTATTAAGTGATTTGGAAAACATCTtgtcaagtaatctgcctgctcAGACACTGGATCATCGTAGTCTTTTGTCTGACACAAATCCCGGACCTGACACCCAGCTGCCATCTGGCCCAGCCCAGAACCCTGGAATCGATTTTGATATCGAAGAGTTCTTTTCAGCCTCAAATATCCAGACCCAAACTGAAGAGAGTGAACTTAGCACCATGAACACCGAGCCAGTCTTGGAGTCACTGGACATAGAGACTCAAACGGACTTCTTACTCGCAGATACCTCTGCTCAGTCCTATGGGTGTAGGGGAAATTCTAACTTCTTAGGCCTTGAGATGtttgacacacagacacagacagacttAAACTTTTTCTTAGACAGTAGCCCTCATCTGCCTCTGGGAAGTATTCTGAAACACTCTAGCTTTTCCATGAGTACTGATTCATCTGACACAGAGACCCAAACTGAAGGAATCTCCACTGCTAAAAATATAGCTGCTCTAGAAAGCAAAGTTCAGTTGAACAGTACAGAAACACAGACCATGAGTTCTGGGTTTGAAACCCTGGGGAGCTTGTTCTTCACCAGCAACGAAACTCAGACAGCAATGGATGACTTTCTTCTGGCTGATCTGGCCTGGAACACGATGGAGTCTCAGTTCAGCTCTGTAGAAACCCAGACTTCTGCGGAACCACACACAGTCTCCAACTTCTAA
- the C11H16orf46 gene encoding uncharacterized protein C16orf46 homolog isoform X1, producing MDLCQKNETDLENGENNEIQCKEETEPTYTCPDGRSEKNHVYCLLDISDVTLEQDEKAKEFIIGTGWEEAVQGWGRTSPAACIWPRKIPKQARVGEGACSDCLVCVNLSHWSLETKPPTEGGPEKDQSSPSQTQAAPQGPNTASRAISDICFPTYFRAEKKSLQIKEFIWCNEDWAIPNTNRGKALGNPSGGAHRGLSIPGPLTSRALLVLPPLKASLSNALDVLGKKSKNSFLQSEEKVLSVEKDGCVACAYDLKTADGKGEKRPSELAKHPVVNDTPSSPSPAARTSLLADPEQCCLQWSLLSEKNLACPPDPSNVRYLAALPLLQKRGVQNYKSKLKVKEPRSPVITQKHVLPKAKQENRPQMLETKVFPRPLLPSLTVSRVVIPISTHRIL from the exons ATGGATCTCTGTCAAAAAAATGAGACTGACTTAGAAAATGgtgaaaataatgaaattcaatgcaaagaagaaacagaaccaacCTATACTTGTCCAGATGGAAGAAGTGAAAAGAATCATGTTTATTGTCTTCTCGATATCAGTGACGTTACACTTGAACAAGATGAAAAAGCCAAAGAGTTTATTATTGGAACTGGATGGGAAGAGGCA GTCCAAGGGTGGGGAAGGACTTCTCCAGCTGCCTGCATCTGGCCGAGGAAGATACCAAAACAGGCGAGGGTAGGGGAAGGTGCCTGCAGCGACTGCTTGGTGTGTGTTAACCTCTCCCACTGGAGCCTCGAGACGAAGCCTCCTACTGAGGGGGGCCCAGAGAAGGATCAGAGCAGCCCCTCCCAGACTCAGGCAGCCCCCCAGGGCCCCAACACTGCTTCCAGGGCGATTAGCGACATCTGCTTTCCCACCTACTTTCGAGCAGAGAAAAAAAGTCTGCAAATCAAGGAGTTTATTTGGTGCAACGAAGACTGGGCCATCCCCAACACTAATAGGGGCAAGGCCCTTGGGAACCCCAGTGGAGGGGCCCACAGAGGGCTGTCCATCCCAGGCCCCCTGACTTCCAGGGCTCTCTTAGTTCTGCCTCCCCTGAAGGCTTCACTTTCAAATGCTTTGGATGTTCTGGGTAAGAAGAGTAAGAACTCTTTCTTGCAGTCAGAAGAGAAGGTGCTGAGTGTGGAAAAGGATGGGTGTGTGGCTTGTGCATATGACTTGAAAACAGCAGATGGGAAAGGTGAAAAGAGACCCAGTGAGCTGGCCAAACACCCTGTGGTCAACGACACGCCATCTTCCCCTTCCCCAGCGGCCCGGACATCCCTGCTCGCCGATCCGGAGCAGTGCTGCCTGCAGTGGTCCCTCCTGTCTGAGAAAAACCTGGCGTGCCCTCCAGACCCCAGCAACGTTCGCTACCTTGCTGCCTTGCCGCTTCTGCAGAAACGGGGAGTGCAAAACTACAAATCCAAATTAAAAGTCAAGGAGCCAAGATCTCCTGTGATCACTCAAAAGCACGTTCTCCCAAAGGCCAAGCAGGAAAACAGGCCCCAAATGCTGGAGACCAAAGTTTTCCCAAGACCTCTCTTGCCGTCTCTCACAGTGAGCAGAGTTGTCATTCCCATCTCTACCCACAGGATCCTCTGA